The Trichocoleus desertorum ATA4-8-CV12 genome window below encodes:
- a CDS encoding C1 family peptidase yields the protein MFRQIRRPQGNRVVVGGYHRDRQDDRDRRYARPRSVKQNSLPKFVDLRQHMTTVESQGELGSCTANAIAGAYEYLAKRLTGQNYDISRLFIYYMARKFDGCEQEDSGATLRRGMKVLAKYGACSEATWPYQIETFCDEPHDDAFQEAAEHLIDEYDRIDVNLHAMKVCLAEGYPFVFGSDIFQSFEDLDHRGHVNLPLPSEENLGGHAMLACGYSDKDQVFLVRNSWGTEWGDKGYCYMPYEYLTNSDLTGDCWTLRRANNLDFSDGISSSYEEGFSFFDLLIELLTGTDVPTDEASNEEEYDEEEIDEEYEDEEVDEDDEESEEDEEEYEDEEVDEDEEEEEDEADENEDEYEDEDGGEYEEEFEDEDEEVDEDEEEDEAEDEDEYEDEGEEDDEESEEDEEEYEDEEEYEDEEVEEDEEVEEDEEVEEDEYEDEEYEDDEE from the coding sequence ATGTTTAGGCAAATTCGTCGTCCCCAGGGCAATCGCGTCGTCGTAGGGGGGTATCACCGCGATCGCCAAGATGACCGCGATCGTCGTTATGCTCGGCCTCGTAGCGTCAAGCAGAATAGCTTGCCCAAGTTTGTAGATTTGCGGCAGCACATGACCACCGTAGAAAGCCAAGGCGAGTTGGGAAGCTGTACAGCCAACGCGATCGCGGGAGCTTACGAATATTTAGCCAAGCGACTCACGGGGCAAAACTACGATATTAGTCGCTTGTTTATTTACTACATGGCCCGAAAATTCGATGGCTGTGAGCAAGAAGACAGCGGCGCAACCTTACGTCGGGGCATGAAAGTTTTGGCTAAGTATGGGGCTTGCTCTGAAGCTACCTGGCCCTACCAGATTGAAACTTTCTGTGATGAACCGCACGATGATGCTTTTCAAGAAGCGGCTGAGCACTTAATTGATGAGTACGATCGCATTGATGTTAACTTGCACGCAATGAAAGTCTGTCTAGCCGAGGGTTATCCCTTCGTCTTCGGCTCCGACATCTTTCAATCTTTTGAAGATCTGGATCATCGGGGGCACGTCAACCTGCCTTTACCCAGTGAAGAAAATTTGGGTGGTCACGCCATGCTTGCTTGCGGCTACTCAGACAAAGACCAAGTGTTTCTAGTTCGCAACTCCTGGGGTACAGAGTGGGGCGACAAAGGCTACTGCTACATGCCTTATGAGTACCTGACCAATTCAGACTTAACAGGCGATTGCTGGACCCTACGCCGTGCCAACAATCTCGATTTTTCAGACGGCATCAGCAGTAGCTATGAAGAAGGATTCTCGTTCTTTGATCTGCTAATCGAACTCCTCACAGGCACAGATGTCCCCACGGACGAAGCTAGTAATGAGGAAGAGTACGACGAAGAAGAAATAGACGAAGAGTACGAAGACGAGGAAGTAGACGAGGACGACGAAGAATCTGAAGAAGATGAGGAAGAGTACGAAGACGAAGAAGTAGACGAGGACGAAGAGGAAGAAGAGGACGAGGCAGACGAGAACGAGGACGAGTATGAAGATGAAGACGGGGGAGAGTATGAAGAGGAGTTTGAGGATGAAGACGAAGAAGTAGATGAGGACGAGGAAGAAGACGAGGCAGAAGACGAGGACGAGTATGAAGATGAAGGCGAAGAGGACGACGAAGAATCTGAAGAAGATGAGGAAGAGTACGAAGATGAGGAAGAGTACGAAGACGAAGAAGTAGAAGAGGACGAAGAAGTAGAAGAGGACGAAGAAGTAGAAGAGGACGAGTATGAAGACGAAGAGTACGAAGACGACGAGGAGTAG
- the psbA gene encoding photosystem II q(b) protein yields MTTTLQRRESANLWEQFCNWVTSTDNRLYVGWFGVLMIPTLLSATICFIIAFIAAPPVDIDGIREPVAGSLIYGNNIISGAVVPSSNAIGLHFYPIWEAASLDEWLYNGGPYQLVIFHFLIGVFCYMGREWELSYRLGMRPWICVAYSAPVAAATAVFLIYPIGQGSFSDGMPLGISGTFNFMLVFQAEHNILMHPFHQLGVAGVFGGALFSAMHGSLVTSSLVRETSENESQNYGYKFGQEEETYNIVAAHGYFGRLIFQYASFNNSRALHFFLGAWPVIGIWFTSLGISTMAFNLNGFNFNQSIIDSQGQVIGTWADVLNRANLGMEVMHERNAHNFPLDLAAGEAAPVALSAPAIHG; encoded by the coding sequence ATGACTACTACTCTACAGAGACGCGAAAGCGCCAACCTGTGGGAGCAGTTCTGCAACTGGGTCACCAGCACCGACAACCGCCTCTATGTAGGCTGGTTCGGCGTCCTGATGATCCCAACCCTGCTCTCTGCTACCATCTGCTTCATCATCGCCTTCATCGCCGCTCCTCCCGTCGATATCGATGGTATCCGTGAGCCCGTCGCTGGCTCCCTCATCTACGGCAACAACATCATCTCTGGTGCCGTGGTGCCTTCCTCCAATGCGATCGGCCTCCACTTCTACCCCATCTGGGAAGCCGCTTCCCTCGATGAGTGGCTCTACAATGGTGGCCCTTACCAACTCGTGATTTTCCACTTCCTCATTGGCGTCTTCTGCTACATGGGTCGTGAGTGGGAACTCTCCTACCGCCTCGGCATGCGTCCTTGGATCTGCGTCGCTTACTCTGCGCCTGTCGCAGCCGCAACCGCAGTCTTCCTCATCTACCCCATCGGCCAAGGTTCCTTCTCCGATGGCATGCCCCTCGGCATCTCCGGTACCTTCAACTTCATGTTGGTGTTCCAGGCTGAGCACAACATCTTGATGCACCCCTTCCACCAACTCGGTGTGGCAGGTGTGTTCGGGGGCGCTCTGTTCTCCGCGATGCACGGTTCCTTGGTGACTTCTTCCTTGGTGCGTGAAACCAGCGAGAACGAGTCTCAGAACTACGGTTACAAGTTTGGTCAAGAAGAAGAGACCTACAACATCGTGGCAGCTCATGGCTACTTTGGCCGCTTGATCTTCCAATATGCGTCCTTCAACAACAGCCGGGCTCTGCACTTCTTCTTGGGTGCATGGCCTGTGATCGGCATCTGGTTCACGTCCTTGGGCATCAGCACGATGGCGTTCAACCTGAACGGATTCAACTTCAACCAATCAATCATCGACTCTCAAGGTCAAGTGATTGGCACCTGGGCTGACGTGTTGAACCGTGCGAACCTGGGGATGGAAGTGATGCACGAGCGTAACGCTCACAACTTCCCTCTCGACCTAGCTGCTGGCGAAGCTGCTCCTGTAGCGCTGAGCGCTCCTGCTATTCACGGTTAA
- a CDS encoding histidine triad nucleotide-binding protein, producing the protein MSETDTIFGKIIRREIPADIVYEDNLALAFRDVNPQAPVHILVIPKEAIAKLSDAESQNHALMGHLLLTVKRVAEQEGLTNGYRVVINNGEDGGQTVHHLHVHILGGRPMAWPPG; encoded by the coding sequence ATGAGCGAGACAGACACGATTTTTGGCAAGATTATTCGCCGGGAAATTCCAGCGGATATTGTTTATGAGGACAACCTGGCCCTAGCTTTTCGGGACGTGAATCCGCAAGCTCCAGTGCATATCCTAGTGATTCCCAAAGAGGCGATCGCTAAGCTTTCCGACGCTGAATCGCAGAATCATGCACTGATGGGGCATCTGTTGCTAACGGTAAAGCGAGTCGCAGAGCAGGAAGGCTTAACAAACGGCTACAGAGTCGTAATTAACAACGGTGAAGATGGTGGGCAGACCGTACATCATCTCCACGTACACATCTTGGGCGGTCGTCCAATGGCGTGGCCTCCGGGTTGA
- a CDS encoding response regulator has translation MKELQVLVVDNDPDSRHLLTALFAIYGIRTIAAASACEALAILQDIKPDLLISELALPGQDGYSLMPQVKALESRHQAHIPAIALTGYHRKDDRDHALAVGFRKLLAKPVDIDELIATVADLTESYQLVPTT, from the coding sequence ATGAAAGAGTTACAAGTGCTAGTGGTTGATAACGACCCCGATTCTAGACATTTGCTGACTGCGCTGTTTGCAATTTATGGAATCAGGACGATTGCTGCAGCCTCGGCCTGCGAAGCGCTAGCAATTCTGCAAGATATTAAACCAGATCTGTTAATCAGCGAACTTGCCTTACCCGGCCAGGATGGTTACTCCCTGATGCCGCAGGTAAAAGCTCTAGAGAGTAGACACCAAGCTCACATCCCCGCGATCGCCCTGACTGGATACCACAGGAAGGATGACCGTGATCATGCCCTAGCCGTTGGCTTTCGCAAGCTTTTAGCTAAACCTGTTGATATTGACGAGTTAATTGCCACGGTTGCTGACCTAACTGAATCCTATCAACTGGTGCCTACAACATGA
- a CDS encoding YifB family Mg chelatase-like AAA ATPase produces MLARIWSASLVGIDAVKVGVEVDVSGGLPGIVLVGLPGTEVQESRERVKAALKNAGYAFPMRKIVINLTPADLRKEGPSFDLPISVGILAASEQVSAELLGDYLFLGEVSLDGSLRPVAGVLPIAAAAQQMGITGLVVPVGNASEAAVVKGLAVYGFKNLAEVGNFLNQPEQYLPVQVDGQAALARSQYTGQDLNEVKGQAHARRALEIAAAGGHNLVFVGPPGSGKTMLARRLPGILPPLTFSESLEVTQIHSVAGLLKERGSLVSDRPFRSPHHSASGPSLVGGGSFPRPGEISLAHRGILFLDELTEFKRDVLEFLRQPLEDGHVTISRTRQSVSFPAQFTLVASTNPCPCGYFGDTIQPCTCSPRQREQYWAKLSGPLMDRIDLQVAVNRLKPEEITQQPLGEDSANVRERVQVARDRAQTRFESEPSLRCNADMQSRHLRKWCSLNDAARNILEGAIRKLGLSARATDRILKVARTIADLAGEEHLQTHHVAEAIQYRTIDRMQ; encoded by the coding sequence GTGCTGGCCAGGATTTGGAGCGCATCTCTAGTCGGGATCGATGCGGTAAAGGTTGGAGTCGAGGTAGATGTCTCTGGGGGGCTACCAGGCATTGTCTTAGTGGGCCTACCTGGGACTGAAGTCCAAGAATCGCGAGAACGGGTCAAAGCAGCTCTAAAGAATGCAGGCTATGCCTTCCCCATGCGCAAGATCGTGATTAACCTCACGCCAGCGGATCTGCGGAAAGAAGGCCCCAGCTTCGATTTACCGATTAGCGTAGGCATCTTAGCCGCCTCTGAGCAGGTAAGTGCAGAACTACTGGGCGATTATTTGTTCTTAGGAGAAGTCTCACTAGACGGCAGCTTGCGACCTGTAGCGGGGGTATTACCAATCGCCGCAGCCGCGCAACAAATGGGAATCACAGGCTTAGTTGTGCCCGTGGGTAACGCCTCCGAAGCAGCCGTGGTCAAGGGTTTGGCGGTTTACGGCTTTAAGAACTTAGCGGAAGTGGGCAACTTCCTGAATCAACCTGAGCAGTATTTGCCTGTGCAAGTAGATGGACAGGCAGCTTTGGCGCGATCGCAGTACACCGGACAAGACCTAAATGAAGTCAAAGGGCAAGCCCATGCCCGTCGCGCCTTAGAAATTGCGGCGGCAGGGGGGCACAATCTAGTTTTTGTCGGGCCTCCGGGCAGCGGCAAAACCATGCTAGCTCGACGACTGCCTGGGATTTTGCCACCCCTCACCTTTAGCGAATCGCTAGAAGTCACCCAAATTCACTCAGTCGCAGGCTTACTCAAAGAAAGAGGCTCCCTGGTCAGCGATCGCCCCTTTCGCAGTCCCCACCACTCTGCCTCTGGCCCCTCGCTCGTGGGCGGTGGTAGCTTTCCCAGACCTGGCGAGATTTCGCTGGCGCATCGCGGAATTTTGTTTCTGGACGAGCTTACTGAGTTTAAGCGAGATGTCTTGGAGTTTTTGCGACAGCCTCTAGAAGACGGACATGTAACCATTTCCCGCACGCGCCAATCGGTCTCTTTTCCTGCCCAGTTCACCTTAGTTGCCAGTACCAATCCCTGCCCCTGCGGCTACTTTGGCGACACGATTCAGCCTTGCACTTGTTCGCCCCGACAGCGGGAGCAATATTGGGCAAAACTCTCTGGCCCGTTGATGGACCGCATTGACCTACAAGTAGCGGTGAATCGGCTAAAGCCAGAAGAAATCACGCAGCAACCCCTAGGAGAAGACTCCGCCAATGTGCGGGAACGAGTGCAAGTAGCTCGCGATCGCGCTCAAACCCGATTTGAATCAGAACCCAGTTTGCGCTGCAATGCCGACATGCAAAGCCGCCACCTGAGAAAGTGGTGCTCACTGAATGATGCCGCCCGCAACATCTTAGAAGGAGCGATTCGTAAACTGGGACTCTCTGCTAGAGCCACCGATCGCATCTTGAAAGTCGCTCGCACGATCGCGGATTTGGCTGGGGAAGAACATCTGCAAACGCATCATGTCGCAGAGGCAATTCAGTACCGGACGATTGACCGGATGCAATAG
- a CDS encoding adenylosuccinate lyase, whose product MIERYTLPEMGELWTEAYKLKTWLQVEIAVCEAQAELGYIPAEAVEEIKAKANFDPKRVLEIEAEVRHDVIAFLTNVNEYVGDAGRYIHLGLTSSDVLDTALALQLVASLDVLLGQLEALIQAIRYQAQQHRDTVMIGRSHGIHAEPITFGFKLAGWLAEVLRNRDRLVRLRDDVAVGKISGAVGTYANIDPQVEALACQKLGLKPDTASTQVVSRDLHADFVQTLALLTASIERFAVEIRNLQRTDVLEVEEFFAKGQKGSSAMPHKRNPIRSERLTGIARIIRGYAVAAIENVALWHERDISHSSVERVVFPDGCTLTHFMLVEITELVKNLQVYPENMQRNMNLYGGVVFSQRVLLTLVEKGMNREEAYATVQSCAHTAWNKADGSFHDLIAKDPRVTERLSPEEIEECFNPQHHLRHLDHIYQRLGI is encoded by the coding sequence TTGATTGAGCGTTATACCCTGCCTGAGATGGGCGAACTCTGGACGGAGGCTTACAAACTCAAAACTTGGTTACAGGTAGAGATAGCAGTTTGTGAAGCCCAGGCCGAACTCGGATATATTCCGGCTGAAGCAGTTGAAGAAATTAAAGCAAAGGCGAACTTTGACCCCAAGCGGGTGCTAGAAATTGAAGCCGAAGTTCGTCACGATGTCATTGCCTTCCTCACCAATGTGAATGAATACGTCGGCGATGCAGGCCGTTACATTCACTTGGGCTTGACTAGCTCCGATGTGCTCGATACCGCACTGGCACTACAACTGGTGGCTAGCTTAGATGTGCTATTGGGTCAGCTCGAAGCCCTGATTCAAGCAATTCGTTACCAAGCTCAGCAGCATCGCGACACTGTCATGATTGGGCGATCGCACGGGATTCACGCCGAACCGATTACCTTTGGCTTCAAGCTGGCGGGTTGGTTAGCGGAAGTGTTGCGAAATCGCGATCGCTTGGTACGCTTGCGCGATGACGTAGCCGTGGGCAAGATTTCGGGTGCGGTGGGCACTTATGCCAACATCGACCCCCAAGTAGAAGCCTTGGCGTGTCAGAAGTTGGGGCTCAAACCAGACACTGCCTCGACTCAAGTCGTTTCGCGTGACCTCCATGCCGATTTCGTGCAAACCTTGGCGCTGTTGACAGCTTCAATTGAGCGCTTTGCCGTGGAGATTCGCAACTTACAGCGGACTGATGTGCTAGAGGTCGAGGAATTCTTTGCCAAAGGCCAAAAAGGTTCTTCTGCCATGCCCCACAAGCGTAACCCGATTCGCTCAGAGCGCTTAACTGGCATTGCTCGGATCATTCGGGGTTATGCAGTCGCGGCGATCGAAAACGTGGCGCTGTGGCATGAACGGGACATTTCCCACAGTTCGGTGGAGCGGGTGGTCTTCCCAGATGGCTGCACTTTAACCCACTTCATGTTGGTGGAAATCACCGAGCTAGTGAAGAACTTGCAGGTTTACCCCGAAAACATGCAACGCAACATGAACCTTTACGGTGGGGTTGTGTTCAGCCAGCGAGTACTCCTGACGCTGGTGGAAAAAGGCATGAACCGGGAAGAAGCCTATGCCACGGTGCAATCTTGTGCTCACACGGCATGGAACAAAGCCGATGGCAGTTTCCACGACTTGATCGCCAAAGATCCAAGAGTCACAGAGCGGCTATCACCAGAGGAAATTGAAGAATGCTTCAATCCTCAACACCATCTCCGCCACTTAGATCATATCTATCAGCGCTTGGGTATTTAA
- a CDS encoding Crp/Fnr family transcriptional regulator, translating to MKDGSTAETGVVSNRDVLGVNTFMGGSETTQTEYIVQIPGKAFRIEAGWLKEEFDRNKELRSVMLRYTQVLIAQILQTIACNSLHNLEERLARWLLEVQDRVNSDELKLTLEFIADMLGVRRAGVTQVLGLKGDRKIFYERETG from the coding sequence ATGAAAGACGGTAGCACCGCAGAGACAGGGGTTGTCAGCAACCGTGATGTGCTCGGTGTTAATACTTTCATGGGCGGATCTGAGACGACCCAAACAGAATATATCGTTCAGATCCCTGGCAAGGCTTTCCGAATAGAGGCGGGATGGCTAAAAGAAGAGTTCGATCGCAACAAAGAATTGCGCAGCGTGATGTTGCGCTATACCCAAGTCTTGATCGCGCAGATCTTGCAGACAATCGCCTGCAATAGTCTCCATAACTTAGAAGAACGCCTCGCCCGCTGGCTGCTGGAAGTGCAAGACCGAGTGAACTCAGACGAGTTGAAATTGACGCTGGAATTTATTGCGGACATGTTGGGCGTGCGTCGAGCGGGCGTGACTCAAGTTTTAGGACTAAAAGGCGATCGCAAAATTTTCTATGAACGAGAGACAGGATAG
- a CDS encoding helix-turn-helix domain-containing protein — protein MNATTFTQQVAAMSDRLSDLYKGIGTSSTLSPTLLPSALKELGIASERLQVAANLLNQQNQQLLLASQSVATERQRYQELLEFIPDACLITDAAGVIQQANQAATKLLNLPPSLITGRLLTAFVPQETRPQFQGELQRLQQRSWKHEWQVQLQPHQGVAFNASILVEVSCQDSSQPPLLRWLLRYLSDHQPSDHTPNLSYPLRTYHKGETIPLSLQGIWQVQSGLVKLTTFSQTGQEILVGLAGAAAPFGPSLTALTLYEATALADTQLWCIPLSDYATSPELQQRLLPQISQRLKQTELLLTVYGQLRVSDRLYSLLQLLKQEVGQPITGGTRLSVRLTHEDLAIACGTTRVTITRLLRQFQQHQILRVDSQYHFILLEGNSGASLAVLPLSKVTSAKVTSIKREDLPVTQGVQL, from the coding sequence ATGAATGCAACCACCTTTACGCAACAGGTAGCCGCGATGTCCGATCGCTTAAGCGATTTATATAAAGGCATCGGCACCTCTTCTACCTTATCGCCCACTCTATTACCCTCAGCCCTAAAAGAACTAGGCATTGCCTCTGAGCGACTTCAGGTGGCAGCCAACTTACTCAACCAGCAGAATCAGCAACTATTATTGGCTAGCCAAAGCGTCGCAACTGAGCGCCAACGCTATCAAGAATTGTTGGAATTCATTCCAGATGCTTGTTTGATCACGGATGCTGCTGGGGTCATTCAGCAAGCCAATCAAGCGGCTACCAAGTTATTGAATCTTCCACCCTCTTTAATCACAGGTCGCTTACTCACAGCTTTTGTGCCTCAAGAAACTCGGCCACAGTTTCAAGGTGAGCTACAACGGCTCCAACAAAGATCTTGGAAACATGAATGGCAGGTGCAATTGCAGCCACATCAAGGCGTTGCCTTTAATGCCAGCATTCTGGTCGAAGTAAGTTGCCAAGACTCTAGCCAACCACCCCTGCTGCGCTGGCTCTTGCGCTATCTCAGCGATCATCAGCCGTCTGACCATACCCCTAACCTGAGCTATCCTTTGCGAACCTATCACAAAGGGGAAACCATTCCTTTAAGTCTGCAAGGAATTTGGCAGGTGCAGTCAGGACTGGTGAAATTAACCACTTTTTCGCAAACAGGACAAGAAATATTGGTTGGCTTAGCAGGGGCTGCAGCGCCCTTCGGCCCTAGCCTCACTGCCCTAACGCTCTATGAAGCGACTGCCCTGGCTGATACTCAGCTATGGTGCATTCCCCTTAGCGATTACGCGACCTCTCCGGAGCTACAGCAACGCCTTCTGCCGCAAATTAGCCAACGGCTTAAACAAACTGAGCTGTTGTTAACTGTTTATGGTCAACTCCGAGTTTCAGACCGCTTATACAGTTTGTTGCAGTTATTAAAGCAGGAAGTGGGGCAGCCGATTACTGGGGGGACTCGGCTAAGCGTGCGCCTGACTCATGAAGACCTCGCGATCGCTTGTGGCACCACTAGAGTCACCATTACCCGCCTACTTAGACAATTTCAGCAGCATCAAATACTGAGAGTAGACTCCCAGTATCACTTCATTTTGCTGGAGGGTAACAGTGGCGCTTCTCTAGCTGTCCTCCCACTTAGCAAAGTTACATCTGCCAAAGTTACCTCTATAAAGAGGGAAGATTTGCCCGTGACTCAAGGAGTGCAATTGTGA
- a CDS encoding glycerol-3-phosphate acyltransferase, translating to MNEVLGALIICIGCPLLGGLPLINWITYALTRKQLAQLGTGNVSVSAAFYHGGRLVGILAVLSEAFKGIAAVLIARYFFPQAPEWELISLIALVMGRYWMGRGAGTTNVVWGYVVHDWMASLLVFILGGIGSTILREKRQGKILVLVLFPLLTALLHPQESALIVAAIALGSLMGWIYHKIPDDLDLTPEAGQPESQAVFKFFRGDRALVSLNRPLEAQKVGQKAATLSQLMRWGYPVPAGWVLPPGDDLTPLIEFLQPSSEKPLVVRSSAVGEDSELASAAGQYESILNVTSQGALERAIAQCLASYDQPGAVQYRRDRGLPEASMAILVQQQIRGAFSGVAFSRDPIARQGEAVVIEALPGETQRIVSGQFTPEQYRVLVRESDLAQADSSWLLPTDLDLPVEGTGDLPPRLIQQVAFLARHLEARYHGLPQDIEWTYDGQTLWLLQSRPITTLVPIWTRKIAAEVIPGLIRPLTWSINRPLTCGVWGEIFTLVLGGKRSRGLDFNETATLHHSRAYFNASLLGQTFLRMGLPPESLEFLTRGAKFSKPPLGSTLGNTPGLLRLLQREWQLDKDFRYDYQRQFAPLLTTLTREPAENLSAPALLERVDTILRVLKRATYYSILAPLSAALRQAILKVQDSEIDNSNTPEVAALRSLQDIANRNRHLVANLENPSAPTPEVFDTLAALPNGQTLSDQLAQFLDTYGYLSEVGTDIAVPTWREDSKPVCDLFTQFLLNPPTTSAPLPITSRSPAWKVQRVQQRVSLKGQVTEVYSQLLAELRWSFVALEKLWLEQGLLTAAGDVFFLRFEEIWRLIQQSDADLSNQVSTLIAERRSQLAQDNELVQVPALVYGNAPLTPVTVHNWQPSQKLQGIGASPGQVEGRVKVLRSLQAIAEIDRETILVVPYTDSGWAPLLARAGGLIAEVGGRLSHGAIVAREYGIPAVMDVHDATHQLHDDQWVRIDGQQGTVEIL from the coding sequence ATGAACGAAGTTTTAGGCGCTCTGATTATTTGCATTGGTTGCCCGCTGCTCGGTGGTCTGCCTCTGATTAACTGGATCACCTATGCCCTAACTCGGAAACAACTGGCCCAGCTCGGAACAGGCAACGTTAGTGTTTCGGCAGCGTTTTATCATGGCGGTCGGCTGGTTGGGATTCTGGCTGTCTTGTCAGAGGCATTTAAGGGGATTGCTGCGGTTTTAATTGCCCGTTACTTTTTTCCGCAAGCCCCAGAGTGGGAGCTGATCTCGTTAATCGCCTTGGTGATGGGGCGTTATTGGATGGGGCGAGGCGCAGGCACAACCAATGTGGTCTGGGGCTACGTTGTTCACGATTGGATGGCTTCGTTGCTGGTGTTTATTTTGGGGGGTATTGGCTCCACGATTCTGCGAGAAAAGCGTCAGGGCAAGATCTTAGTTTTAGTTTTGTTTCCCCTGCTCACTGCTTTATTACATCCTCAAGAATCTGCTTTGATTGTGGCGGCGATCGCCTTGGGTAGTCTCATGGGGTGGATTTACCACAAGATTCCTGATGACTTAGACTTAACCCCAGAAGCAGGTCAACCGGAATCCCAAGCAGTGTTTAAGTTTTTTCGCGGCGATCGCGCTCTAGTCTCGCTGAATCGGCCTTTAGAAGCGCAAAAAGTTGGACAGAAAGCAGCTACGCTCTCACAACTGATGCGGTGGGGCTACCCTGTCCCAGCAGGTTGGGTCTTGCCACCCGGAGACGATCTAACGCCGCTGATTGAGTTTCTGCAACCTTCCTCCGAGAAACCTTTGGTGGTCAGGTCTTCAGCGGTGGGAGAAGATTCAGAACTAGCGTCGGCGGCAGGGCAGTACGAAAGTATCTTGAACGTGACAAGTCAAGGAGCGTTGGAGCGGGCGATCGCTCAGTGCTTGGCTTCCTATGATCAGCCCGGAGCGGTGCAATATCGGCGCGATCGTGGACTGCCAGAAGCGTCAATGGCGATATTGGTACAACAACAAATTCGTGGTGCCTTTTCTGGGGTGGCTTTTAGCCGTGATCCGATCGCTCGGCAGGGCGAGGCAGTGGTGATTGAAGCGCTCCCCGGTGAGACGCAACGGATTGTCTCCGGGCAGTTTACGCCAGAGCAATATCGGGTTTTGGTGCGTGAAAGCGATTTAGCCCAAGCGGATTCTAGTTGGTTACTACCCACCGATTTAGACCTGCCAGTAGAAGGAACCGGGGATTTGCCTCCTCGCTTAATTCAACAAGTGGCATTTCTAGCCAGACATTTAGAGGCGCGATATCACGGGCTACCGCAAGATATTGAGTGGACTTACGATGGGCAAACGTTGTGGCTCCTGCAATCGCGACCCATTACCACCCTGGTACCTATCTGGACGCGCAAAATTGCGGCGGAAGTGATTCCTGGCTTGATTCGTCCCTTAACTTGGTCGATTAATCGGCCTTTGACCTGTGGGGTTTGGGGAGAAATTTTTACCTTAGTTTTAGGTGGCAAGCGATCGCGAGGACTAGACTTCAACGAAACCGCGACACTACATCACTCCCGTGCTTACTTCAACGCCTCTTTGTTAGGGCAAACTTTCCTCCGCATGGGCTTACCTCCTGAGAGCCTGGAATTCTTGACTAGAGGAGCCAAGTTCAGCAAACCACCTCTAGGCTCCACTTTAGGCAATACACCAGGGCTACTGCGACTGCTCCAACGAGAATGGCAGCTCGACAAAGATTTCCGCTACGACTATCAGCGTCAGTTTGCACCCCTCTTAACCACGCTAACGCGAGAACCTGCCGAGAACTTGAGCGCTCCTGCTCTCCTAGAGCGCGTTGATACTATTTTGCGGGTATTGAAGCGGGCGACTTATTACAGCATTTTGGCTCCACTGAGTGCAGCGTTACGACAGGCAATTCTAAAGGTTCAGGATAGCGAAATAGACAACAGCAACACTCCGGAAGTTGCCGCGTTGCGATCGCTGCAAGACATCGCCAATCGTAACCGCCATTTAGTCGCTAACTTGGAAAATCCTTCTGCTCCAACTCCTGAAGTTTTTGACACCTTAGCAGCCCTCCCCAACGGTCAAACCTTGTCTGACCAGCTAGCTCAGTTTCTCGACACCTATGGTTACTTGAGTGAAGTGGGGACGGATATTGCGGTGCCGACTTGGCGTGAAGATTCCAAACCTGTTTGTGATCTATTCACCCAATTTCTGCTTAATCCTCCTACTACGAGTGCGCCTTTGCCTATTACATCGCGATCGCCTGCTTGGAAAGTGCAGCGAGTCCAGCAGCGAGTGAGTTTGAAAGGTCAGGTGACAGAGGTATATAGCCAATTGCTAGCAGAATTGCGCTGGAGTTTCGTGGCGCTAGAAAAGTTGTGGCTGGAGCAAGGATTACTGACAGCAGCAGGCGATGTTTTCTTCTTGAGGTTTGAGGAAATTTGGCGGCTGATTCAGCAGTCGGATGCCGATTTATCTAACCAAGTTTCTACGTTAATTGCAGAACGGCGATCGCAATTGGCCCAAGATAATGAACTGGTACAAGTGCCAGCTTTGGTCTATGGGAATGCCCCACTCACCCCTGTCACCGTCCATAACTGGCAACCTTCGCAAAAATTACAAGGAATTGGAGCTAGCCCAGGCCAGGTGGAGGGTCGAGTAAAAGTGTTGCGGAGTTTACAAGCGATCGCAGAAATCGATCGAGAAACAATTTTGGTAGTGCCATACACCGATTCTGGTTGGGCACCCCTGTTGGCGAGAGCGGGAGGCTTGATTGCGGAAGTTGGTGGGCGGTTATCTCACGGCGCGATCGTGGCACGAGAGTACGGCATCCCTGCCGTGATGGATGTGCATGACGCGACCCATCAGTTACACGACGATCAATGGGTGAGGATTGATGGTCAGCAAGGCACTGTGGAAATTTTATAA